The DNA segment ATAAAGTCATATAGAATATAAGATGCCCCCAGGTGCAAGCTTTGAGATCATAAAAGCTTGGGGAAAAAACGACTTTTTAAAGTTCCCAGAAACAGCCATCCCACAACAATCTAAACTTAGACAAATAAATAGGATTTGGATAAAACCATGCTTTTTTAAAAGATTCAAGGTATATTATGCGGCGGATCGGAATTGCAGCCAATATTCTAGCAGCCAAAAAATAATCTCCGCCATGGTGAAGAAACCAACTTTTCTCATAGTTCTTGAAAACCATAAACATCTAATAAATCATTCATCTTATGGAATCCAAACAAGTGCCTTCTTCACATGCAAAGATACAAAATAAACAGTAAAGACAAACTTTTCACATGGACAACCACACTCAACCATGTGGTATAACAATTAATAGAGCAATTAAGACAACTCAGCTTTGTGGGAAGTgctacaaaaaaaatttctcaggAGAAGACAAGAAATTTTATGTACACGGTACCACATATGAAGTATTCGGTGCGTGATTGCTAGGTAAAGGATGTGTTGAGACAATTGGCGCCCTGGTCTTCATTGGTCCAACAGGTGGAGCCATTTTCGCCAAGTACGATGAAGAACTTGTGGGTCTTGTAAACTCGAAAGCATCTTTAAGTGTACTCGACCTGGTATCACCCAATGTTCTAACAGCATATATTCTCTTTGATTCTTCATCTCTTACAGGTGCAGGAAGACCTCTAGAAGTCGTCAAAGCCTCCTCGGACGGTGATCTTCGCCTTAAATGATCCAAGGTCCAGGGAGAAGAAGAAATCCCTGGCTCCATCTTAGATACATTATTTGCAGTTCTTGGGCCATGCACATCAGATATCATACTAGAACGACTAATCTCTGGCATACGATGTCTGCTATCCTTTGGCTCAAGACTGATTCGCCCACTTTCTCTGGCATCGGGCACAAGTTGTACCCTAGGTTTGAGAAGTTGCTGGACCTTAGGTAATGGTAAGTGCTGGCTAAAACTCCTGGAGGCTGACATTAACAGTCTGTCATCCATAGGGCCTGGAATGTGCTGTCTACTATCTTTCGGTTCCAAATAACGTGGTCTAGTGTCCTTTGGTTCAGGCAGCTTTTCCCATAAAGATACACTATTTGTTGAAGATTGTGCAGGCCTCGAGAGGATGTTGCGAAGATCTTCTCCATCCTGCAGTCTGCTATGACTTTGCTTgcgcatatttttttgaatgattttgtAGCGGAGATCATCTCTACTTAGATGGATATCTTTTATCCAATCGAAATATGAAACAATGAAGCAAATCATATTATTTTCTAGCAATAACTTTAGCAACAACAAGGAATCTTAACCATTCGAGAAGAAGCCAATTACCGTCAGCATCAATCATAGCTCCACCCTCTCCCCTCATTCTGCAAAgcataataacaaaaaataatttgtatCTGCCCAGTAAACATTTTACAACAACATCTGCAGTTTTTTAGTGTCCGTATTCTTGCTAAAAGCGAAATTAGCACTGGCAACAAATTGGAAACAACTACAAAAAGTGTCTCGTCGGGCAATAATATCGGAACTAAGGAACATCAATAGTTAATTTAAGCACTATATCTACTGATAGATAAGGAGCAAATTTCACACACCTCTTGTTATTGAACTGTGCAGATGAATCTACGAAATTTCCAAGCCTTTCTCTAACTGATCGCTTGGTTCCAGCATGTGGCTGTACATCAGCATAAGCACTATCAAATGAACTCCCATCCCTTTTCACCACCTACAAAATACACATAACAAAAGAACATGATGCCACATATCACTGAGAAAATGCAAAAGTCCACAAAACCCATAAATCCGGCAAGAAAGAAAAAACACCCAGCATCTTTCACACAATTTCCAATCACGTTATTGAACATAAAAATCAATCAAAGTACGAGAAACTCTTCACTTGGCTAAATACTGGCATCATCTATCTTGGCAACGCAAATCCGTGATATCATTGATGACATTCGAAAGTATTGAACAAATTACTACCTGACCAGTGCGTCCAAGGGTTATTGTGACCCGAGACCTCGAAGTCTCTGACATTCCCGATAAGCCAAAGCTTCCAAAACCTACTCCGAAAAATCAAACAGTAATGAAAAACAAATGCAAAATCGAAAGACACACTCTCGAAAAACACTATAGTTGGAGAATTTAATGAGACTTTGTTGTCGATAAAAATGCTCCACTCAATTAGGGTTTCGATTCTCGCGTTCTTGACAGGAAAGAAAAGCGACTAAAGTGAAATTGCATTTTTCCCCTCGAAAGATGCTATATTTTTAGCATTGTTActcaaaaacaagaagattaCAATTGGAGAcagataatttaaatatttgggAATCTATGttcattattaattattaattactaataataataataataataataataataataataatataaatgtctctgacattttaatttatttatgtcCAATTTGACATTATATTTAAACgagaaataaaaattcattttgatTTTCGAACTATTGATAAATTGAGAGATGAATAAATGAATTATCGTAAATGATTTAGTTGGTATATAATCTAACTAAAAAGATTGATTTTTCCCTTAAATCTTTGTATAAAAATGAtagaattattaattaatataaatatatataaattgataaattatacactcaaaaaaatatattttcaaaatatttataaatatataataaatttatatattttttctttatccacaattcaatatttaatattaaaattacatttactaaaattaaaagtcaataaataaattatatgcaCAGCTAAAATattgatcaaaatataataaaataaatatttctctttattgataaaaaaaataataaaataaatattcttttatttaaattgaagtACTAAGTCGAAAAATCACGAAACTTGATAGAAATATCTAAATCATGTGTATAAATTTTTGGTCATGGAAGTCGTGTAAATCGAAAAAATGAGTgagattttaattagttgtagTATCGATGTTTCGGCCGTCTTTTTTTTCCTAGAGATTTTCCTTTTCCTCCCTCGATCATATATGACCACACTCAATGCATATGACCACGCTCGAGAATCTTCAAAATGAATAAGAACTTCATCTTAtcgaatatataataaatctttTGAAATTTTACGACATATTTTCCCTGAtcctaattaatatttaaatatctctATCATATATTCAACAAATCAcaacaaatatttaaacaaatatttttttcaatcatctccatatcttcaaaattgcaacttaatattttaaattttcttgacaaaatacaaaaattaaaccaacaaaaatattttctaactCACAACATACACGTACCAAATTGTGAAAAAGTGAACACTCTCGCATAAAAAACTTCACGTTCTCTAGGCACTCTCTCCTTTGTATCTCGTAGAagattcataattttaaaaatagaagaGTGTGAAGGGGAAAGCGACATATttagacagtctcacgaataaattttgtaaaatagaTCTCTAATTTGAGTCATTCGTATTTTTTTATGCCAAATATATTacttatttttgtaaatataacCGTGATTAactcgtctcatagataaatatTTATGAGACATCTCACAATAGATCTACTATTATTCAACAATTCAAAGATGACTTCCAAacaaatgtaaaaaaatttctctGTCTCGAGTCCAATATATTCTCGGTTTTCGTTAACAATAATAATGTAacacataataattttttatgttaaataatttcTTGTGAATAAATTTGATACTGATACCGAGTATGGATACCCGACATCGTAATGACAATTTAATTAGCatgaaattatgatttatttaacataaacagcaaaaaacaatataaaaaaaatttgagtttaaaATTTGGCTTGTAAAAATTTCGACATAACCTCAATTTACGAGGACACACCGGAAACTCAAACATTAGTTTTATATGATGAGcatgtatcttgtgagacggtcccACGAATCTTtgtctgtgagacgggtcaaccctaccgatattaacaataaaaagtaatatttttttatggatgactcaaataagagatccatctcataaaatacgacccgtgagatcgtctcacacaaatttttgccttataTGATATGATCGAAAATGAAACTCATCATTTTCACAAATAAATCCAAACATATATGTAGTGTCGTCCACacacaaaattaataaaaatatataaaaatctctcataatttttaatttttttaaaaaataatcttttagaattttaaatttaaatcaaataaaatatatacaaatacaCGAGACATATTCTACAAATATAATAATGACTAGATATaagtatatataaattaattttataagatGTTTATTggtgttttataataaaaaaattgttttaggTAAATTGAGTAGGCGCGTTCTAGACTTCGTGACCCGCCTCAATCCTTCCTTGTATAAAAAGCCCACGAGGAAAAAATCTATTGCCAAAATTCTAGAAAACCTACTTTCAACTTCTCTCTTTCTCAAGCAAACCAAAAGAATTTCCATGGCGTCCAACGATATTCCATGGGGAGGAAGCAACGGCGCCGGTAATCGGTCGGGGTTAGGCGGATCGAATCCCAAGCTGTCGCAGAAATTTAGCGAGAAATTCGATCGAACTAAGGAGGTGACCGCCACCGGCGTTCAGAAAACCAAGGCGGTGGCGGCCGTCGGACTTGAGAAGACCAAGGTGGTGGCGCTGAAAGTCAAGGAAGGCGCATCCGTCGGAGTTAACTGGATTAAAATCAAGTACAACAAAAGCAAGCTCTTCCAGaagaaatagtaaaaaaaaaaaatttctatacaATTTTATGAGTAATTAGGGCTATGAATTGTCTGCTTAACGTTTTTGGTACGGTTCTTTGATTTTCTTCTCTTGGGAATTTGTTTCATATTGAATTGTTTTGTGTTCATAGATATGCAATTTCTAGTCTCCGTTTTCTTCTTGATCAAGAATTACTCcattattttcttgaaattttctgcgtcaaactttaaaaataaaataaaaaaatcttgctTTGCATAAAGAGTAATTGTTTCAATTCAGAGAAAATTGCAGCAGTGATGTATCTGGGTTATGAATGATGGCATACTTGTATGTGTTATGATATACAGAGACAGAGCCTTTAAAGGTTCTTTAGAATCTATCTCTTGTAGTAATTTCATATGGAACCATGATATAACATCTTAACATTACACTCATTGATTAAGTGAAAACTGTGGAACCCTTGAAGGGAATGAATATCATGTCTACTAAGCCCATTGTAAGATATATTTCGAGCTCGGGCTCGAAGCCTTGTGGAGAAACATAAGGTTCACACACGAGTGAATTTCGAACGAACCGTGGGCGTGTTAGAGGTGAAGAAGGGCATTTCTCATTCATATTGGTGTGTGCCTCCAAGTGTTTGGTTATTGAAACTCCATTTTTTATACAATTCGCCAAACGCTAGTCGATCCTGATCTTCATTCTTTTTGCACCACTCTGGCAAATTTGTTCCATTGTTCTTCAGAATCTTGAGCAGGTGGGCATCCCTGATCTGTAAAAGTTGAGAGAAGTCATCTTGACGGGAGAGAAGATAAAAGCAGCCCCCACTTGATATGGGACTTTTAAAGAATccacaaattcaaattcaaactgTGAGAACAGAAAAGGTCAGAGAATATAGCATGGCAAATTGATGATTGAATCCAACGAATTTCTTGGAAAGATAGACTAGATTTCAATAGATATACGGATTGTCTTAGATTTCACAAGGGAGCTGAAATCAAAAAGTTAATACAAGTCTAAGATGTTCATATGATCATATTGTGAGTTTcacgtatttttattttcagataATCATACGAACATCTTGTATTATATCATATGAGGTGTATCTCATTGTGGCCTAAATCATGCCAACATGCACTAGGAATCAAATCTTCCCGTAGATTTGTAACGATGAGAGTGGAGATTTGCGAGTTCATGTGCGTGACTGGGATTGGATCTGTTCCGTCGGTGAGATAATGAAACGGAATAAATCCTATATGATATCAGATTGGACCATATTGGGTTTACCAAATTAGGAATATGATCAATGGGAG comes from the Primulina huaijiensis isolate GDHJ02 chromosome 8, ASM1229523v2, whole genome shotgun sequence genome and includes:
- the LOC140982988 gene encoding uncharacterized protein, with protein sequence MSETSRSRVTITLGRTGQVVKRDGSSFDSAYADVQPHAGTKRSVRERLGNFVDSSAQFNNKRMRGEGGAMIDADDIHLSRDDLRYKIIQKNMRKQSHSRLQDGEDLRNILSRPAQSSTNSVSLWEKLPEPKDTRPRYLEPKDSRQHIPGPMDDRLLMSASRSFSQHLPLPKVQQLLKPRVQLVPDARESGRISLEPKDSRHRMPEISRSSMISDVHGPRTANNVSKMEPGISSSPWTLDHLRRRSPSEEALTTSRGLPAPVRDEESKRIYAVRTLGDTRSSTLKDAFEFTRPTSSSSYLAKMAPPVGPMKTRAPIVSTHPLPSNHAPNTSYVVDDHTTVDIFLRSLGLEKFAINFKAEEVDMYSLKRMTDSDLKELGIPMGPRKKIMLALQPRLRRPA